From Cellulophaga lytica DSM 7489, a single genomic window includes:
- the rnc gene encoding ribonuclease III, which translates to MSFISKIFNSHPEKDGDFFLGITHILGFKPKNISIYRKAFLHRSANKKDKDGNPLNYERLEFLGDSMLGTIISKYLYNEVPLGDEGYLTKMRSKIVSREHLNELGKDLELIKYVESRISKSHFGDNIHGNVFEALVGAIYLDRGYQYCEKFINERVIGPYVDIEQLEGRVISYKSLVIEWCQKQKKQFNYNVYEDTGNDTLKHFAVKLSIDNNVIAKARATSKKKAEEAASKRAFFALQDKIKKSK; encoded by the coding sequence ATGAGTTTTATCTCCAAAATATTTAATTCCCATCCAGAAAAAGATGGGGATTTTTTTTTAGGAATAACACACATTTTAGGTTTTAAACCTAAAAATATAAGCATATACCGCAAAGCTTTTTTGCACAGATCTGCAAACAAAAAAGATAAAGACGGTAACCCTTTAAATTATGAACGCTTGGAGTTTTTAGGCGATTCTATGCTAGGCACTATTATTTCTAAATACCTATATAACGAAGTACCGCTAGGAGACGAAGGATACTTAACTAAAATGCGCTCTAAAATTGTTAGTAGAGAACATTTAAATGAATTAGGGAAGGATTTAGAACTAATAAAATACGTAGAGAGTAGAATTTCTAAATCGCACTTTGGAGACAATATACACGGCAATGTTTTTGAAGCACTAGTTGGTGCTATTTACCTAGATAGAGGCTACCAATATTGTGAAAAATTTATAAACGAAAGAGTAATTGGCCCATACGTAGATATAGAACAATTAGAAGGCAGAGTAATTAGCTATAAAAGTTTGGTTATAGAATGGTGCCAAAAACAAAAAAAGCAATTTAATTACAATGTTTATGAAGATACAGGCAATGACACCTTAAAACACTTTGCCGTTAAACTTTCTATAGACAATAATGTAATTGCAAAAGCAAGAGCAACATCAAAAAAGAAGGCAGAAGAAGCTGCTTCTAAACGTGCATTTTTTGCTTTACAAGACAAAATTAAGAAGTCTAAGTAA
- a CDS encoding IPExxxVDY family protein, translated as MGAIHKISEDFFEDSFSLIALHSSLEDYAIGYNLNLFLKSNFRRAKIDLDVNKRISFPFFEWEDVDNHNYWTLISNHSKIEEQEEQGGLFGSELSYTTHYLIPEYKDVDYFLKIEQEDKEIVASILKQIVSIPKIVTAYSIDVDNLKSKNNLIF; from the coding sequence ATGGGAGCTATACATAAAATTTCTGAAGATTTTTTTGAAGATTCTTTTTCATTAATTGCCCTACACAGCAGTCTAGAAGATTACGCAATTGGCTATAATCTTAATTTATTTTTAAAATCTAATTTTAGAAGAGCTAAAATAGATTTGGATGTAAACAAACGCATTTCTTTTCCTTTTTTTGAATGGGAAGATGTAGACAACCACAATTACTGGACTTTAATTAGCAACCATAGTAAAATAGAAGAGCAAGAAGAACAAGGAGGTCTGTTTGGTAGTGAACTATCATACACAACACATTATCTTATTCCTGAATATAAGGATGTAGATTACTTTTTAAAAATAGAGCAAGAAGACAAAGAAATTGTAGCTTCAATTTTAAAACAAATTGTAAGCATACCAAAAATTGTTACTGCTTACAGTATAGATGTTGATAACCTAAAATCTAAAAACAACTTAATTTTTTAA
- the pyk gene encoding pyruvate kinase, with protein sequence MPTNKKTKIVATLGPATSKKEILRDMINAGVNVFRINFSHADYSDVTERVKMIRELSDELGSNTSILADLQGPKLRVGVMAGEVVVAPGDKISFVTGKPFEGTAEKVYMNYASFPKDVKPGELVLLDDGKLMFKVISTNKKDEVKAEVIQGGPLKSKKGVNLPNTNISLPALTEKDIKDAIFAISQDVDWIALSFVRFSQDLIDLQALIKKHTDHKIPIIAKIEKPEAVENIDKIVAYCDGLMVARGDLGVEVPAHEVPLIQKQLVLTAKKARIPVIIATQMMETMITSLTPTRAEVNDVANSVMDGADAVMLSGETSVGNYPVQVIEKMSSILMSVENSDLISVPHNPPHVKTNRYITKSVCYHAAIMANEIKAKAISTLTNSGYTAFQISAWRPSAHILVFTSNKRILTQLNLLWGVKAFYYDKYVTTDETIEDVNAIACQKGFLDVGDMLISLAAMPIANKGMVNTLRVTEIESCNVKK encoded by the coding sequence ATGCCAACTAACAAAAAAACAAAAATAGTAGCAACCCTAGGGCCTGCAACAAGTAAAAAAGAAATTTTAAGAGATATGATTAATGCTGGAGTAAATGTCTTCAGAATTAATTTTTCTCACGCAGATTATTCAGATGTTACAGAGCGTGTTAAAATGATACGTGAGTTAAGTGATGAACTAGGCTCTAACACTTCTATTTTAGCAGATTTACAAGGACCTAAACTAAGAGTTGGGGTTATGGCTGGTGAAGTTGTTGTTGCTCCAGGAGATAAAATATCTTTTGTAACAGGAAAACCTTTTGAAGGTACTGCAGAAAAGGTATATATGAACTATGCATCTTTCCCTAAAGATGTTAAGCCAGGAGAATTGGTTCTTTTAGATGATGGTAAATTAATGTTTAAAGTAATCTCTACAAACAAAAAAGATGAAGTAAAAGCAGAGGTTATACAAGGTGGACCATTAAAATCTAAAAAAGGAGTAAACTTACCAAACACAAACATTTCTTTACCTGCACTTACAGAAAAAGATATTAAAGATGCAATTTTTGCAATTTCTCAAGATGTAGATTGGATTGCACTTTCTTTTGTTCGTTTTAGTCAAGACTTAATTGACCTACAAGCATTAATAAAAAAACACACAGACCATAAAATTCCTATTATAGCTAAGATTGAAAAACCTGAAGCTGTAGAAAATATAGATAAAATTGTTGCTTATTGTGACGGTTTAATGGTTGCTCGTGGAGATTTAGGGGTAGAAGTTCCTGCACATGAGGTACCATTAATTCAGAAACAATTGGTACTTACTGCTAAAAAAGCACGTATTCCTGTAATTATTGCTACACAAATGATGGAAACAATGATTACTAGCCTTACACCAACACGTGCAGAGGTTAACGATGTTGCAAACTCTGTTATGGATGGTGCAGATGCTGTTATGCTTTCTGGAGAAACTTCTGTTGGTAACTATCCTGTACAGGTAATAGAAAAAATGTCTAGCATTTTAATGAGCGTGGAGAACTCAGATTTAATTTCTGTACCTCACAACCCTCCTCATGTTAAAACTAACAGATACATTACAAAATCTGTATGTTACCACGCAGCTATAATGGCTAACGAAATTAAAGCTAAAGCAATATCTACTTTAACAAATAGTGGTTATACTGCTTTTCAAATTTCTGCATGGAGACCAAGTGCTCACATTTTAGTTTTTACTTCTAACAAAAGAATATTAACACAATTAAACCTTTTATGGGGTGTTAAAGCTTTTTATTATGATAAGTATGTAACTACAGATGAAACTATAGAAGACGTAAATGCAATTGCCTGCCAAAAAGGATTTTTAGATGTTGGTGATATGCTTATTAGTCTTGCCGCAATGCCAATAGCAAATAAAGGTATGGTTAATACACTACGTGTTACAGAAATAGAATCTTGTAACGTAAAAAAATAA
- a CDS encoding helix-turn-helix domain-containing protein has protein sequence MKFKFTDTKVDSVFGMTDDIKKNLTYFNTNKDTISILWNQNNTPVTLEIDNTIIELQPNQLITTTYLHYVSYQKTEKPLTAFMFNRPFYCIRDHDSEVSCNGILFFGTQELPIVTIPEDQKRKFSTLYEIFIDEFSTSDKIQGDMLQMLLKRLIIICTRLAKEQLTLKKLNNEQIDLVRRFNVLVDEHFKTKRKVSDYADLLFKSPKTLSNIFALYNQSSPQQIILSRIALEAKRLINYTDKQNQEIAYDLGFNDPAHFSSFFKKMTNYSPTKYRELHKN, from the coding sequence ATGAAGTTTAAATTTACTGACACTAAAGTAGATTCTGTTTTTGGAATGACAGATGATATTAAAAAAAATTTAACCTATTTTAATACCAATAAAGACACCATAAGTATATTATGGAACCAAAATAATACGCCCGTTACTCTAGAAATAGATAATACTATTATAGAACTACAACCTAATCAACTAATTACAACTACTTACTTACACTACGTATCTTATCAAAAAACAGAAAAACCTTTAACCGCTTTTATGTTTAACAGGCCTTTTTACTGCATAAGAGATCATGACAGTGAGGTATCATGTAACGGAATTCTATTTTTTGGAACACAAGAACTACCAATTGTAACTATACCGGAAGACCAAAAAAGAAAATTTAGTACGCTCTATGAGATTTTTATAGACGAGTTTAGTACATCTGACAAAATCCAAGGAGATATGCTTCAAATGCTCTTAAAAAGGCTTATAATTATATGTACACGTTTAGCCAAAGAACAACTTACTTTAAAAAAGTTAAACAATGAGCAAATAGATCTTGTACGTAGATTTAACGTTTTGGTTGACGAGCATTTTAAAACCAAACGTAAAGTTAGTGACTATGCAGACCTGTTATTTAAGAGTCCCAAAACACTTTCTAACATTTTTGCTTTATACAACCAAAGTTCACCACAGCAAATAATATTAAGTAGAATTGCACTTGAAGCAAAACGACTAATAAATTATACAGACAAGCAAAACCAAGAAATTGCGTATGATTTAGGTTTTAATGATCCTGCACACTTTAGTTCATTTTTTAAAAAAATGACCAATTACTCGCCTACAAAATACCGAGAATTACACAAAAATTAA
- a CDS encoding carboxymuconolactone decarboxylase family protein produces MSTFNVPTRAEVSEKNQGIFDSLEKKVGFVPNLYATYAYSNNALENYLNLSGAKTSLTAKEKETVNLAVSEVNNCIYCLSAHTAIGKMNGFSDEEILELRAGKASFDSKLDALAALAKNITEKRGATDKNVVENFLNAGYTKENLIDTIVLVGDKTISNYIHSTTKVPVDFPVAQAL; encoded by the coding sequence ATGAGCACATTTAACGTACCAACAAGAGCAGAAGTAAGCGAAAAAAATCAAGGAATTTTTGATTCATTAGAGAAAAAAGTAGGCTTTGTGCCCAACTTATATGCAACTTACGCATACTCTAACAATGCCTTAGAAAACTACCTTAATTTAAGCGGAGCAAAAACATCATTAACCGCTAAAGAAAAAGAAACTGTAAACTTAGCAGTAAGTGAAGTTAATAATTGTATTTACTGTTTATCTGCACATACAGCAATAGGAAAAATGAATGGTTTTTCTGATGAAGAAATATTGGAATTAAGAGCTGGTAAAGCTTCTTTTGACTCTAAATTAGATGCATTAGCGGCGTTAGCTAAAAACATTACCGAAAAAAGAGGTGCTACAGATAAAAATGTAGTAGAAAACTTTTTAAACGCTGGGTATACTAAAGAAAATTTAATAGACACAATTGTTTTAGTTGGCGATAAAACCATTTCTAACTATATACATAGCACAACAAAAGTTCCTGTAGATTTTCCGGTAGCACAGGCTTTATAA
- a CDS encoding plastocyanin/azurin family copper-binding protein, whose protein sequence is MKNLKNAIALVALLVGVVFTSNAQDKMSKVISLEQTKGEFTQKNLTVAPGTYVFEIANNNVGHDVGFVLVKKGQDVSKPENHIKTAYVTKAVANGKTEKSNATVLEKGEYVYFCPLNPTATNNTITVK, encoded by the coding sequence ATGAAAAATTTAAAAAACGCGATAGCATTAGTAGCCCTATTAGTAGGTGTAGTATTTACAAGTAACGCTCAAGATAAAATGAGTAAAGTAATTTCTTTAGAACAAACTAAAGGCGAGTTTACACAGAAAAATTTAACTGTGGCGCCTGGTACTTATGTTTTTGAGATTGCAAACAATAACGTTGGTCATGATGTAGGTTTTGTTCTTGTAAAAAAAGGACAAGATGTTAGTAAACCAGAAAACCACATTAAAACTGCATACGTTACAAAAGCAGTTGCAAACGGTAAAACGGAAAAGTCTAACGCTACAGTTTTAGAAAAAGGCGAATATGTATATTTTTGCCCATTAAACCCAACGGCTACAAACAATACAATTACAGTAAAATAA
- a CDS encoding 3-oxoacyl-ACP synthase codes for MVKKEDLLEFCRNFINNRVSRIQSNITGVQDSLASETKSSAGDKHETGRAMLQLEREKLGAQLLEAEKMQQLLSKVNIAKSTTLVGLGSVVYTEKSNYFIAISAGEFVQNKNKFYCISANTPIGKLLLGKSATDSFVFNGTTIKIIKVL; via the coding sequence ATGGTAAAGAAAGAAGATCTTTTAGAGTTTTGCAGAAATTTTATAAATAATAGGGTTTCTAGAATACAAAGCAATATTACTGGTGTGCAAGATTCGCTTGCATCAGAAACTAAAAGCAGTGCTGGAGATAAGCATGAAACAGGAAGGGCAATGCTACAGCTAGAAAGAGAAAAACTTGGAGCACAACTACTAGAAGCAGAAAAAATGCAACAGTTATTGTCTAAAGTGAATATTGCAAAAAGTACTACTTTGGTTGGTTTAGGAAGTGTAGTATACACAGAAAAAAGTAATTACTTTATAGCTATATCAGCAGGGGAATTTGTGCAAAATAAAAATAAGTTTTATTGCATATCTGCAAATACGCCAATTGGTAAGTTGCTGTTGGGTAAGAGCGCAACAGACAGTTTTGTTTTTAATGGTACAACAATAAAAATAATTAAGGTGTTATAA
- a CDS encoding NAD(P)/FAD-dependent oxidoreductase has translation MNFSYWEHKTWLSAIDFTIVGSGIVGLNCALYLKERFPKAKILILEKGMLPQGASTKNAGFACFGSISEVLSDLDSHTEEEVVSLVKKRLDGINLLRSNLGDTAIGYKNYGGHELFLTANKDLYEHCLDKINDVNSLLKPVFKADAFVATQNKFNFKKIKENYITHIFEGQINTGAMMQSLLAKAHQKGVLILNNTNVKAFATTANSVAVETSNFTLQTKKLIVTTNGFAAELLQEKVKPARAQVLVTTPIPNLHIKGTFHLDEGYYYFRNIDDRVLFGGGRNLDFKAEETTVFGQTKIVQQKLEDILRETILPNTPFKIDKKWSGIMGVGSQKKPIIKEVEPNVYCGVRLGGMGIAIGSLVGKELADLVKW, from the coding sequence ATGAATTTTAGTTATTGGGAGCATAAAACGTGGTTATCTGCAATAGATTTTACTATTGTTGGTAGTGGTATTGTAGGGTTAAATTGTGCTTTGTATTTAAAAGAGCGTTTTCCTAAAGCTAAGATTTTAATTTTAGAAAAGGGAATGTTGCCACAAGGAGCTAGTACTAAAAATGCTGGTTTTGCTTGTTTTGGTAGTATTTCAGAGGTTTTATCGGACTTGGACTCGCATACAGAAGAAGAGGTTGTATCACTAGTTAAAAAAAGATTGGATGGTATAAATTTATTGCGATCTAATTTAGGTGACACTGCTATTGGGTATAAAAATTATGGCGGACATGAATTGTTTTTAACTGCTAATAAAGATTTATATGAGCATTGTTTAGATAAAATTAATGATGTAAACAGTTTGTTAAAGCCAGTTTTTAAAGCAGATGCGTTTGTGGCTACGCAGAATAAATTCAACTTTAAAAAAATAAAAGAAAACTATATAACTCATATTTTTGAAGGTCAAATTAATACTGGTGCAATGATGCAGTCTTTGTTGGCTAAAGCTCATCAAAAAGGTGTTTTAATTTTAAATAATACAAATGTAAAAGCCTTTGCAACAACGGCAAATAGTGTAGCAGTAGAAACTAGTAATTTTACTTTACAGACTAAAAAGCTAATAGTTACAACCAATGGTTTTGCAGCAGAATTACTACAAGAAAAGGTTAAGCCAGCAAGAGCACAAGTTTTAGTAACAACGCCTATACCTAATTTGCATATTAAAGGGACTTTTCATTTAGACGAAGGGTATTATTATTTTAGAAATATTGATGATAGAGTTTTATTTGGTGGTGGACGAAATTTAGACTTTAAAGCAGAAGAAACTACAGTATTTGGACAAACCAAAATAGTGCAACAAAAGCTTGAAGATATATTAAGAGAAACAATTTTACCCAACACACCTTTTAAAATAGATAAAAAATGGAGTGGTATAATGGGTGTTGGGAGCCAAAAAAAGCCAATAATAAAGGAAGTTGAACCTAACGTGTATTGTGGTGTGCGTTTAGGCGGAATGGGAATTGCTATTGGTAGTTTGGTGGGTAAAGAATTAGCAGATTTAGTAAAATGGTAA